A window from Myxococcales bacterium encodes these proteins:
- a CDS encoding aldehyde dehydrogenase: MLKFYQKYTGSGGLLTSDNPSTGEPIGEVSLFTADDAKEAVARARAAQKDWAAKSLEERGNVLRRFQQVLLRRALPERRPLDPG; encoded by the coding sequence ATGTTGAAGTTCTACCAGAAATACACGGGATCGGGCGGCTTGTTGACGAGCGACAATCCGTCGACCGGCGAGCCGATCGGCGAGGTGAGTCTGTTCACGGCCGATGACGCCAAGGAAGCGGTCGCGCGGGCGCGTGCGGCTCAGAAAGACTGGGCCGCCAAGAGCCTGGAAGAACGCGGCAACGTATTGCGGCGGTTTCAGCAGGTTTTACTCCGGCGCGCTCTTCCGGAACGACGACCATTGGACCCTGGATGA
- a CDS encoding transposase family protein, giving the protein MGLVLRDLGIEPIRALSPQAKGRVERLFATLQDRLIAELALAGKTTIEDANPWLADSFVNDFNRR; this is encoded by the coding sequence GTGGGCCTGGTTCTGCGCGACCTCGGCATCGAGCCGATCCGCGCCTTGTCGCCACAGGCCAAGGGAAGGGTCGAACGGCTCTTCGCCACCTTGCAGGATCGACTGATCGCCGAACTGGCGCTGGCCGGGAAAACCACCATCGAGGACGCCAATCCCTGGCTGGCCGATTCCTTCGTGAACGACTTCAACCGGCG